From the genome of Kaistella daneshvariae, one region includes:
- a CDS encoding amino acid permease: protein MSNLWKTKSLSQLLETAEESEKGLKRTLSATSLVALGIGAIIGAGLFSLTGIAAADNAGPAVVYSFILAALGCAFAGLCYAEFASMIPIAGSAYTYSYATMGEFIAWIIGWDLVLEYALGAATVAASWSQYVAKFLLTFGIELPNSLLHGPWDETPGYLNLPAIFIICLLSLLLIRGTKESAFINNLLVILKVAVVLVFIALGWGFINPENHTPFIPVNQGEVLINQGKMGFFEFFQSEYFGHYGWSGILRGAGVVFFAFIGFDAVSTAAQEAKNPQRGMPIGIIGSLIICTILYVLFSYVLTGLENYLNFKGDASPVTTAFAKTGYTFLNSALTIAIIAGYTSVMLVMLMGQSRVFYSMSIDGLLPKFFSDVSEKRHTPWKTNIIFMIFVSLFAGFVPVSDLGHMVSIGTLFAFSLVCIGVIVMRKTNPNAVRGFRVPLVPFLPILGVIICVALMAGLPIESWERLGIWLLLGLLIYFLYSKKHSKMNNSK, encoded by the coding sequence ATGTCAAATCTTTGGAAAACGAAATCCCTCAGTCAGCTTTTAGAAACTGCCGAAGAATCCGAAAAGGGGCTTAAGAGAACGCTCAGCGCAACTTCTCTTGTCGCTTTAGGAATCGGTGCAATTATCGGAGCCGGACTGTTTTCTCTTACCGGAATTGCCGCAGCAGATAATGCGGGGCCGGCGGTTGTTTATTCTTTTATTTTAGCTGCACTTGGATGTGCCTTTGCCGGTTTGTGCTACGCAGAATTTGCTTCAATGATTCCTATTGCCGGTAGCGCGTACACCTATTCTTATGCAACAATGGGAGAGTTTATCGCCTGGATTATCGGTTGGGATTTGGTTTTGGAATATGCGCTGGGCGCTGCTACAGTGGCCGCTTCGTGGTCGCAATATGTCGCAAAATTCCTCCTCACTTTTGGCATTGAGTTACCTAATTCGCTTTTGCACGGACCGTGGGACGAAACGCCGGGTTACCTGAATTTACCGGCTATTTTTATTATTTGTCTTCTTTCTTTGCTTTTAATCAGAGGGACTAAAGAATCTGCATTTATCAATAATTTGCTTGTAATTTTAAAAGTGGCAGTAGTGCTAGTTTTCATCGCATTGGGCTGGGGCTTCATCAATCCGGAAAACCATACGCCGTTTATCCCCGTAAACCAGGGTGAAGTTTTGATAAACCAAGGCAAAATGGGCTTTTTTGAATTCTTCCAGAGCGAATACTTTGGGCATTACGGCTGGAGCGGAATTTTACGCGGTGCCGGTGTGGTATTCTTTGCTTTTATCGGTTTTGATGCGGTAAGTACTGCAGCGCAGGAAGCCAAAAATCCACAGAGAGGAATGCCGATCGGGATTATCGGTTCCTTGATTATCTGTACTATTTTATATGTATTATTTTCTTACGTTTTAACAGGTTTAGAAAATTATCTGAATTTCAAAGGTGATGCAAGTCCTGTTACTACAGCTTTTGCGAAAACGGGTTATACTTTCCTTAATTCTGCTTTAACCATCGCGATTATCGCGGGTTATACTTCGGTAATGTTGGTGATGCTGATGGGGCAGAGCCGCGTTTTCTACAGCATGAGTATTGACGGTTTGTTGCCAAAATTCTTCAGCGATGTAAGCGAAAAAAGACACACCCCATGGAAAACCAATATCATCTTCATGATTTTCGTGAGTCTTTTTGCAGGTTTTGTGCCGGTTTCAGATTTAGGACACATGGTAAGTATTGGTACTTTGTTCGCCTTTTCTCTAGTATGTATAGGTGTAATCGTAATGAGAAAAACCAACCCGAACGCTGTACGCGGTTTCCGTGTTCCTTTAGTTCCATTCTTGCCGATTCTCGGGGTGATCATTTGTGTCGCTTTGATGGCAGGTTTACCTATCGAAAGCTGGGAGCGTTTAGGAATATGGCTTTTGCTTGGTTTGCTTATCTATTTCTTGTACAGTAAAAAGCATTCTAAAATGAACAACAGTAAATAA
- a CDS encoding Crp/Fnr family transcriptional regulator, translated as MILKDIFESDLVKEIEASGNLKHFTAGDIIVNMDSYIKSIPVVLSGSIKVIRSEEDGREILLYYLTPGESCIVSILAGMKNETSKIQAIAEEDAEILLIPTDKAKEWVKKYPAWTEFIFDLYQKRFEELLDVVNSVAFQKVDARLLHLLRQKTQLYNSREISVTHQQLADELGITREAASRVLKQMEKEKILHLSRNKIKLL; from the coding sequence ATGATTTTAAAAGATATTTTCGAGTCGGATTTGGTGAAAGAAATTGAAGCCTCCGGTAACCTTAAGCATTTTACCGCGGGTGACATCATCGTTAATATGGATTCTTACATCAAAAGCATTCCGGTGGTGCTTTCGGGCAGCATTAAAGTGATCAGAAGCGAAGAAGACGGCCGTGAAATTTTGCTGTATTATTTGACGCCTGGTGAAAGCTGCATTGTTTCCATTCTCGCGGGCATGAAAAACGAAACTTCGAAAATCCAAGCCATTGCGGAAGAAGATGCGGAAATTCTGCTAATTCCCACCGACAAGGCGAAAGAGTGGGTAAAAAAATATCCTGCTTGGACGGAATTTATTTTCGATTTGTACCAAAAACGTTTTGAGGAACTATTGGATGTGGTGAATTCTGTGGCTTTCCAGAAAGTGGATGCTCGGCTTCTGCACCTGCTCCGCCAGAAAACACAACTTTACAATTCCAGAGAAATTTCGGTGACACATCAGCAGCTCGCGGACGAACTCGGAATTACGCGTGAGGCGGCAAGCCGTGTTTTAAAGCAAATGGAAAAGGAAAAAATTCTGCATTTATCCCGGAATAAAATTAAGCTTCTGTGA
- a CDS encoding rhodanese-like domain-containing protein → MLESINNFFGFSKTDYAELVKNGATIVDVRSKGEYAGGHIKGSVNIPVDQLENNLGKLKGKNKTIITCCASGMRSASAKTILQKNGFTDVHNGGGWASLNSKL, encoded by the coding sequence GTGTTAGAATCAATCAATAATTTTTTCGGTTTCAGTAAAACCGATTATGCAGAACTTGTAAAAAATGGTGCAACCATCGTAGACGTGCGCAGTAAAGGCGAATACGCCGGCGGACACATCAAAGGTTCAGTGAATATCCCGGTGGATCAGCTGGAAAATAATTTGGGCAAACTGAAGGGTAAAAATAAAACCATTATCACCTGTTGCGCTTCCGGAATGCGCAGCGCTTCGGCGAAGACCATTCTTCAGAAAAACGGGTTCACTGACGTGCACAACGGCGGCGGCTGGGCGTCATTGAATTCAAAACTTTAA
- the dapF gene encoding diaminopimelate epimerase, translating to MQNTIEFFKYQGTGNDFVMIDNRDLIFPKEREIIENLCDRRFGIGGDGLILLENDPSADFKMVYYNSDGNESTMCGNGGRCLVAFAHFLDIFEDRTVFNAIDGLHEAEIHNGIVKLKMIDVDGIKNIDADFELNTGSPHFVTFVEMLKDYKVFEKGNKIRNSASYCQEGINVNFVEKIAENEIFIRTYERGVEDETFSCGTGATAAALVFLKDKRLPSVKVKVLGGNLKVYAEQDGEGFKNIWLEGPAKQVFKGKFDL from the coding sequence ATGCAAAATACCATCGAATTTTTTAAATATCAGGGCACGGGAAATGACTTTGTCATGATCGACAACCGCGATCTTATTTTCCCCAAAGAACGCGAAATCATTGAAAATCTTTGCGACCGCCGCTTCGGCATCGGTGGCGACGGCCTGATCTTGCTCGAAAATGATCCGAGCGCCGATTTTAAAATGGTTTATTACAACTCCGACGGAAATGAAAGCACCATGTGCGGCAATGGCGGCAGATGTCTTGTGGCCTTCGCGCATTTTCTCGATATTTTCGAAGACCGCACCGTTTTTAACGCCATCGACGGGTTGCATGAAGCCGAAATTCACAACGGAATTGTTAAACTTAAAATGATTGATGTGGACGGCATTAAAAACATTGATGCTGATTTTGAACTTAATACAGGTTCGCCCCATTTCGTGACGTTTGTAGAAATGTTAAAAGATTATAAAGTTTTCGAAAAGGGTAACAAAATTCGAAATTCAGCGTCTTATTGTCAGGAAGGAATCAATGTGAATTTCGTGGAAAAAATTGCGGAAAACGAAATTTTCATCCGAACCTATGAGCGCGGCGTGGAAGATGAAACTTTCAGCTGTGGAACGGGCGCGACAGCCGCAGCCTTGGTTTTCCTGAAAGATAAAAGATTGCCCTCGGTGAAAGTGAAAGTTTTAGGTGGAAACCTGAAAGTATATGCTGAACAGGACGGTGAAGGATTTAAAAATATTTGGCTCGAAGGTCCCGCAAAACAAGTTTTTAAAGGAAAGTTCGATTTATAA
- the mltG gene encoding endolytic transglycosylase MltG, which yields MKQNGRVILIIATLILVVGGFFGFRYYQKYFGNNVAKEGFVLIPHTANFETILDSISPFLKDREQFAEVAKSKNMDRFFKAGRYRIEDGTGNTDLVNMIKAGNQTENSFRIGDFFTVYQMIGKVTKKTELDSLRFAKDLNKIANEKGLNNAEDLKKYFFIDTYNFFWTVTPDDFFEKFENEYDDFWTAERKAKEQQLGLSRDQIYALASLVYKETGGKPDEMKTVAGLYLNRHRKGMKLQSDPTVIYAVNKANNFQGTPIKRVLYKHLREASPYNTYFSAGIPPGPICMVDKNSVDAVLNAEKNNFIFMAADPDKLGYHRFTASDIEHAKNAKDYQEWLNSKNIR from the coding sequence ATGAAACAAAACGGGCGGGTTATTTTAATTATTGCAACACTGATTTTAGTGGTTGGCGGTTTTTTCGGCTTCCGGTATTATCAAAAATATTTCGGTAATAACGTGGCGAAAGAAGGCTTTGTTCTCATTCCGCACACCGCAAATTTTGAGACCATTTTAGATTCGATTTCTCCCTTTTTGAAAGACAGAGAACAATTTGCTGAAGTGGCGAAAAGCAAAAATATGGACCGCTTTTTTAAAGCCGGACGTTACCGAATTGAAGACGGCACCGGGAATACGGATTTGGTGAACATGATTAAAGCCGGTAACCAAACCGAAAATTCCTTCCGAATTGGCGATTTTTTTACGGTTTACCAAATGATCGGAAAAGTGACCAAAAAAACCGAACTTGATTCCCTGAGATTTGCCAAAGATTTAAATAAAATTGCAAACGAAAAAGGTTTGAATAACGCCGAAGATCTGAAAAAATATTTCTTCATCGACACGTACAACTTTTTCTGGACGGTGACGCCCGACGATTTTTTTGAGAAATTCGAAAACGAATATGATGACTTCTGGACAGCGGAAAGAAAAGCAAAAGAACAGCAACTGGGTTTAAGCAGAGACCAGATTTATGCACTAGCCTCCTTGGTTTATAAAGAAACCGGCGGCAAACCCGATGAAATGAAAACCGTCGCAGGACTATATCTTAACCGCCACCGAAAAGGTATGAAATTGCAAAGCGACCCCACGGTAATTTATGCCGTAAACAAGGCGAATAACTTTCAGGGAACACCGATAAAAAGGGTTTTATACAAACATTTGCGAGAAGCCTCGCCCTACAATACTTATTTTTCTGCGGGAATTCCGCCCGGACCGATTTGTATGGTCGATAAAAATTCGGTGGACGCCGTTTTAAATGCAGAGAAAAACAACTTTATTTTCATGGCGGCAGATCCGGATAAATTAGGATACCACCGCTTCACCGCAAGTGATATCGAGCACGCAAAAAATGCGAAAGACTATCAGGAGTGGTTGAATTCTAAAAACATCAGATAA
- a CDS encoding TonB-dependent receptor, translated as MTNRIEISSIIKKRTLGLAFVLGAASLAFGQEKLNVSGKIVGPQNAAVPYASVTFSNKANKMFSDATLADEQGAFQIALAPGNYDIIVEAIDFKKSTLNKQISTSGNLGNFTVQPEASVTNTKTSDIQGVVITAQATKAYRVEIDKKVYDPSLDIVAKGGNLQDVLANVPSVDVDTDGTVSMRGNTNIRFLINGKPSSMLGIDDGANALQSIPADQIERIEVITNPSSKYEASGTAGILNIILKKSKKVGFNGSVEGTVGYLPTTRLNTNLSWRKGAWTYYINGGGGYSRNKSQNNSEFNSFLDPAGLNDGFSMKSIQRGSNDGENKNYNVTTGFVVDLTDKSSLNASVMYRTFNNESTGKTEYFDSVLVKNRDAAGYPNVPYTIEEQYTNRLNTGSSVNNSFQGDLGYDLKIGDKGQAISLAGSYQKSKSDGTSYITENGYDNEFDVATSSFNNILTTSENTKYLAKADYELPIGESSKIEAGARFDANKNDYDYFVDESRNNGPVQILPKFTSNTAYNENILAGYLQFKSKINNFGYQLGLRAENTDIGVDFQRVSDAEKISVNKNYLKFFPSAFLSYDLNKNNQLLLNYSRRINRPRSFFLIPFMSYNNNRNLFSGNPDLDPTYENSFELGYSLSKSKVTFNPTLYYKKSEDEVNFYQYSGLNADGNTVIYTMPVNAGTETQYGVDINATFDPFKWWKLMASADLYGYKNEGSYEDFDFSGDGFSTRFRLTSTFKPTKTTSFQIQGFYRGAENTVSQTREPMYAVNLGASQTIWKGDGTISFNIQDIFNTRTRENLTTTPTYSQYSFMQWQPRQFSISLSYRFKQGDKVDGPKRKKDINSNSSGDDEQGPPM; from the coding sequence ATGACAAACAGGATTGAGATTTCATCCATCATTAAGAAACGAACTTTAGGACTTGCTTTCGTTTTAGGTGCAGCCAGCCTGGCTTTCGGACAGGAAAAATTAAACGTAAGCGGAAAAATTGTAGGACCACAAAATGCAGCGGTGCCTTACGCATCGGTAACTTTCAGCAACAAAGCGAACAAAATGTTCAGCGACGCTACTTTGGCCGATGAACAGGGCGCTTTCCAAATCGCTTTAGCTCCCGGAAATTACGACATTATCGTTGAAGCCATCGATTTTAAAAAATCAACGCTTAACAAGCAGATTTCTACCTCCGGAAACTTAGGGAACTTTACAGTTCAACCGGAAGCTTCTGTTACAAACACCAAAACTTCCGATATTCAAGGTGTGGTAATTACCGCACAGGCAACTAAAGCTTACCGCGTAGAAATTGATAAAAAAGTATACGACCCATCTTTAGACATCGTGGCAAAAGGCGGAAATCTTCAGGATGTTTTAGCAAACGTTCCTTCCGTAGATGTGGATACTGATGGTACCGTTTCTATGCGCGGAAATACCAACATCAGATTTTTGATCAACGGAAAACCTTCCTCAATGTTGGGAATTGATGACGGTGCGAATGCTTTACAATCCATCCCAGCGGATCAAATCGAAAGAATTGAGGTAATCACCAATCCATCTTCAAAATACGAAGCGAGCGGAACTGCGGGTATTCTTAATATTATTCTAAAAAAATCCAAAAAAGTCGGTTTCAACGGCAGCGTGGAAGGAACCGTAGGTTATTTGCCAACTACGCGTTTGAACACCAATTTAAGCTGGAGAAAAGGCGCCTGGACGTATTACATTAACGGTGGCGGCGGCTACAGCAGAAATAAATCACAAAATAATTCTGAATTCAATTCATTCCTTGATCCTGCCGGTTTAAACGACGGTTTCTCAATGAAATCCATCCAGCGCGGAAGCAACGATGGTGAAAACAAAAATTACAATGTTACTACCGGCTTTGTAGTGGATTTAACCGATAAATCATCTTTGAACGCCTCGGTAATGTACAGAACTTTCAATAACGAATCCACCGGTAAAACGGAATATTTCGACAGCGTTCTTGTAAAAAACCGTGATGCAGCCGGTTATCCAAACGTGCCGTACACCATTGAGGAACAATACACCAACCGTTTGAATACCGGAAGCAGCGTAAACAATTCCTTCCAGGGTGATTTGGGTTACGACCTGAAAATTGGCGATAAAGGCCAGGCAATCTCTTTGGCGGGAAGCTACCAAAAAAGCAAAAGCGACGGTACTTCCTACATCACCGAGAATGGCTATGATAACGAATTTGACGTAGCAACATCAAGCTTCAATAACATTCTTACTACTTCGGAAAACACCAAGTATTTAGCAAAAGCGGATTATGAACTGCCGATTGGTGAATCTTCCAAAATTGAGGCCGGCGCCCGTTTCGATGCCAATAAAAACGATTACGATTACTTCGTAGACGAAAGCAGAAACAACGGTCCGGTGCAAATTTTACCAAAATTCACCAGCAATACCGCATACAACGAGAATATTCTTGCAGGTTACTTGCAATTCAAAAGCAAAATCAACAACTTCGGTTATCAATTGGGTTTAAGAGCTGAAAATACGGACATCGGCGTTGATTTCCAGCGCGTAAGCGATGCTGAAAAAATAAGTGTAAATAAAAATTACCTGAAATTTTTCCCAAGTGCCTTTTTAAGCTATGATTTAAACAAAAACAATCAGTTGCTTTTAAATTATTCCAGAAGAATTAACCGCCCGCGCTCTTTTTTCCTGATTCCGTTTATGTCATATAACAACAACAGAAACCTTTTCAGCGGAAATCCGGATTTGGACCCGACATACGAAAACTCTTTTGAGCTGGGCTACAGCTTATCAAAAAGCAAGGTAACTTTCAACCCAACTTTATATTACAAAAAGTCGGAAGACGAAGTGAACTTCTACCAATACAGCGGCTTGAACGCAGACGGCAATACCGTGATTTACACCATGCCGGTTAACGCGGGTACAGAAACGCAATACGGGGTGGACATCAACGCTACATTTGACCCTTTCAAATGGTGGAAATTAATGGCGAGTGCTGACCTTTACGGTTATAAAAACGAAGGTTCTTACGAAGATTTTGATTTCTCCGGCGACGGATTTTCTACCAGGTTCCGTTTAACAAGTACTTTTAAACCTACAAAAACGACGAGTTTCCAGATTCAAGGTTTTTACCGCGGGGCAGAAAATACCGTTTCGCAAACCAGAGAACCGATGTACGCCGTGAATCTTGGAGCCAGCCAAACGATTTGGAAAGGCGACGGCACCATTTCTTTCAACATTCAGGATATTTTTAATACCAGAACGCGTGAAAATTTAACCACTACACCAACCTACTCGCAGTACAGTTTCATGCAGTGGCAGCCGCGCCAGTTCAGCATTTCACTCAGCTACCGTTTCAAGCAAGGTGATAAAGTGGACGGTCCGAAACGTAAAAAAGACATCAACAGCAATTCCAGCGGTGATGACGAGCAAGGACCACCAATGTAA
- a CDS encoding SDR family NAD(P)-dependent oxidoreductase — protein sequence MGKATALLFAKEGAKVTVSDINEEHGNEVVELIKKDGGEALFVKADSANIEDHQRLVKETVEKFGGLHIAVNNVGIGGESSKVGDMSTGGCDKVISVNLSGVFYGMKYQIPEMLKSGKGSIINISSILGQVGIGGSAGYVAAKHGVVGLTKTAAWDYGKDNLRVNAIGPGFIYTGLVSEETMGKEALSMLESKHAFGRLGQPEEIGNMCLFLASDDASFVTGSYYAVDGGYLSV from the coding sequence ATTGGTAAAGCAACCGCTTTGCTTTTCGCGAAAGAAGGTGCGAAGGTAACCGTGAGCGACATTAATGAAGAACACGGAAACGAAGTTGTGGAATTGATTAAAAAAGACGGCGGCGAAGCACTTTTTGTAAAAGCAGATTCTGCAAACATAGAGGATCATCAAAGATTGGTAAAAGAAACGGTGGAAAAATTCGGTGGTTTGCATATCGCGGTAAATAATGTCGGAATCGGCGGTGAAAGCAGCAAAGTAGGAGACATGTCTACCGGAGGTTGTGACAAAGTGATTTCGGTTAATCTTTCGGGAGTGTTCTACGGAATGAAATATCAAATTCCGGAAATGCTGAAATCCGGGAAAGGAAGTATCATCAATATTTCTTCGATTTTGGGTCAGGTTGGTATTGGCGGCTCTGCAGGATATGTTGCCGCGAAACACGGCGTGGTCGGTTTGACGAAAACTGCGGCGTGGGATTATGGAAAAGATAATTTGCGCGTAAATGCGATTGGGCCGGGATTTATTTACACCGGATTGGTCAGCGAAGAAACAATGGGGAAAGAGGCGCTGAGTATGCTGGAATCGAAACATGCTTTTGGCCGTTTGGGTCAGCCGGAAGAAATTGGCAATATGTGTTTGTTCCTGGCTTCAGATGACGCTTCATTTGTCACCGGAAGTTATTACGCTGTTGATGGCGGATATCTTTCTGTTTAA
- a CDS encoding FAD-dependent oxidoreductase has translation MNQAGKTKSFWDNHISQENTAADNQKFDVIIIGAGITGITLANELQQNGKKCLIIEKEHPGFGTTGRTTAHINNFFDSSYDEVISNFGEKNAQVLGNAAKETVSYIKRNVQKYGIACEFAEVDFYLFSSEENQNKKLEDILEAHQKLGIETKPTQNIPFSIPFEKAIEISGQAQFHPLKYLKGILKKYEEKGGKILNQTQVTECKAENEVVTVKTSEGKTFEATSVVWATHHATGDSRFNLLVAPYRSYAMSVKLSGAPSKLAQTADLEEPYHYLRYHKSGDNYYLIAGGFDHKTGEEPDTEKRFAELEKYVKDRIKFEHIENKWSAQYYVPADGLPYIGKMPGEENIYLCTGFNGNGMTFGTMASLIIPDLINGNETDLAKMLSPSRIKPVASAKQVIKENVDTVSNLIKDRFNPDEISDLEQIEKEEGKLAEVDGDACAVFRDKSGQLHFMDAKCTHMGCHVQWNPSEKSWDCPCHGSRFDALGKVLIGPALTDLEKINAEKETR, from the coding sequence ATGAATCAGGCAGGAAAGACGAAAAGTTTCTGGGACAACCACATCAGCCAGGAAAACACCGCGGCGGACAATCAAAAATTTGATGTCATCATCATCGGTGCCGGAATTACCGGAATTACTTTAGCTAATGAATTGCAGCAAAACGGCAAAAAATGCTTAATCATCGAAAAAGAGCATCCGGGCTTTGGGACGACCGGCAGAACTACGGCACACATCAACAACTTCTTCGATTCTTCGTATGATGAGGTTATCAGCAATTTCGGTGAAAAAAATGCCCAGGTTTTAGGAAACGCCGCAAAAGAAACGGTGAGTTACATTAAGCGAAATGTGCAGAAATATGGCATTGCGTGCGAGTTTGCTGAAGTTGACTTTTACCTTTTCAGCAGTGAAGAAAATCAAAATAAAAAGTTGGAAGATATTTTGGAAGCCCATCAAAAACTGGGAATTGAAACGAAACCTACGCAAAATATTCCGTTCAGTATTCCCTTTGAAAAAGCCATTGAAATCAGTGGTCAGGCGCAGTTCCATCCTTTAAAATACCTAAAAGGAATTTTGAAAAAATATGAGGAAAAAGGCGGGAAAATTTTAAACCAAACTCAGGTAACGGAATGTAAAGCTGAAAACGAAGTTGTTACGGTGAAAACTTCTGAAGGGAAAACCTTTGAAGCAACGTCTGTAGTTTGGGCAACGCATCATGCGACCGGCGACAGCCGTTTTAACCTTCTTGTAGCGCCGTACCGAAGTTATGCGATGAGCGTAAAGCTTTCCGGAGCGCCGAGCAAATTAGCGCAGACAGCGGATTTGGAAGAACCTTATCATTATTTGCGTTACCACAAATCGGGCGACAATTACTATCTGATTGCCGGTGGTTTTGATCATAAAACCGGTGAAGAACCAGACACGGAAAAACGATTTGCAGAACTTGAAAAATATGTGAAAGACCGAATTAAATTTGAGCATATCGAAAATAAATGGTCGGCGCAATATTACGTTCCGGCGGATGGTTTGCCGTACATCGGAAAAATGCCTGGCGAAGAAAATATATACCTCTGCACGGGCTTTAATGGAAACGGAATGACTTTCGGAACCATGGCTTCTTTAATTATTCCGGATTTAATTAATGGTAATGAAACCGATTTAGCTAAAATGCTGTCGCCTTCGAGAATAAAACCAGTTGCCAGCGCGAAACAGGTGATCAAGGAAAATGTGGATACTGTTTCAAACCTGATAAAAGATCGTTTTAATCCCGATGAAATTTCAGATTTAGAGCAAATCGAAAAAGAGGAAGGAAAACTTGCGGAAGTTGATGGTGATGCGTGCGCTGTGTTCCGGGACAAAAGTGGGCAGCTGCATTTCATGGACGCGAAATGTACGCATATGGGATGCCACGTACAATGGAACCCAAGCGAAAAATCCTGGGATTGCCCGTGTCACGGTTCGCGCTTTGATGCTTTGGGAAAAGTGCTCATCGGTCCCGCGCTGACAGATTTAGAAAAAATAAACGCCGAAAAAGAAACACGATAA
- a CDS encoding CinA family protein: protein MKTPDKKTLNQLSEILRAKKLTIAVAESCTAGLLQNTLSQAEEAMSFFQGGMTVYNVGQKAKQLNINPIIAEKNNAVSKDIAEQMALQVAEKFNAELGYSITGFARTIPEEKVETCFAYIALSQNSKIILSKKITGDAEKDLPENQSIYIEKMIGELLSTVKTGR, encoded by the coding sequence ATGAAAACTCCCGATAAAAAAACATTAAACCAGCTTTCCGAAATTTTACGGGCAAAGAAACTCACCATCGCGGTGGCGGAAAGTTGCACCGCCGGACTGCTGCAAAATACCTTGTCCCAAGCGGAAGAAGCGATGTCGTTTTTTCAGGGTGGAATGACGGTGTATAATGTGGGACAAAAAGCCAAGCAGCTCAACATCAACCCCATCATTGCCGAAAAAAACAATGCAGTTTCGAAAGATATTGCTGAACAAATGGCACTTCAGGTAGCTGAAAAATTCAATGCCGAGCTGGGTTACAGCATCACCGGTTTTGCGCGTACCATTCCGGAAGAAAAGGTGGAAACCTGTTTCGCTTACATTGCACTCTCCCAAAATTCGAAAATTATATTATCGAAAAAAATCACTGGTGATGCCGAAAAAGATTTGCCGGAAAACCAAAGCATTTATATCGAAAAAATGATTGGTGAATTACTGAGCACCGTAAAAACTGGCCGCTAA
- the galE gene encoding UDP-glucose 4-epimerase GalE, with translation MKTILVTGGLGYIGSHTVVELLQNNFEVIIVDDLSNSEKFILENIAQVAGKKPIFYPFDLKRKELLAQLFNAHQIDGCINFAAFKAVGESQEKPLDYYENNLFSLINILQEFKARNISNFIFSSSCTVYGQADEQPIDENTPLKMPESSYGKTKQMGEEILKDFAIAYKKKVSLLRYFNPIGAHPTALLGELPIGVPNNLVPYVTQTASGIREKLSIWGNDYPTEDGTAIRDYIYVVDLAKAHVKALQKLLAETEETVIDIYNLGTGKGSSVLEVVNAFETANDVKVPYQICERRAGDINIAYANADKAEKELGWKADTTLEEALRTTWEWQKYLETRK, from the coding sequence ATGAAAACAATATTAGTTACGGGCGGGCTCGGTTACATCGGGTCTCACACGGTTGTTGAGCTTTTACAAAATAATTTCGAAGTCATCATCGTTGATGATTTATCGAATTCCGAAAAGTTTATTTTGGAAAATATTGCCCAGGTGGCCGGCAAAAAACCCATTTTTTATCCTTTCGATTTAAAAAGAAAAGAACTTTTAGCGCAACTTTTCAATGCGCATCAAATTGATGGCTGTATTAATTTTGCCGCTTTTAAAGCCGTGGGCGAAAGTCAGGAAAAACCTTTGGATTATTATGAAAATAATCTTTTTTCCTTAATCAACATTTTACAGGAATTTAAAGCCAGAAATATTTCGAATTTTATTTTCAGTTCTTCCTGTACGGTTTATGGTCAGGCGGATGAGCAACCGATTGACGAAAATACGCCGCTGAAAATGCCCGAATCTTCCTACGGAAAAACGAAACAAATGGGCGAAGAAATATTGAAAGATTTTGCCATCGCGTATAAAAAGAAAGTTTCGTTGCTGAGGTATTTTAATCCGATTGGCGCACATCCGACGGCGCTTTTGGGTGAACTGCCGATTGGTGTGCCGAACAACTTAGTTCCGTATGTTACACAAACTGCGTCTGGAATTCGTGAAAAACTATCGATTTGGGGAAATGATTATCCAACTGAAGACGGCACGGCGATTCGCGATTATATTTATGTGGTAGATTTGGCGAAGGCGCATGTGAAAGCTTTGCAGAAACTTTTGGCTGAAACTGAAGAAACCGTGATTGATATTTACAACCTCGGAACCGGAAAAGGATCTTCGGTTTTGGAAGTCGTGAATGCTTTTGAAACAGCGAATGATGTAAAAGTTCCGTATCAGATTTGTGAGCGTCGCGCCGGCGACATCAATATCGCATACGCGAACGCTGATAAAGCCGAAAAGGAATTGGGTTGGAAAGCTGATACAACTTTGGAAGAAGCTTTGCGAACTACGTGGGAATGGCAGAAGTATCTGGAAACCAGAAAATAA